The Nonlabens spongiae genome contains a region encoding:
- a CDS encoding SDR family NAD(P)-dependent oxidoreductase yields MKQTALITGASSGIGREFAKIHASRGGNLVVVARSGDELFKLKEELEKDHKASVYIIGKDLTETGAAKAIYDELKNEGVTVDILINNAGFGGLGAFHERDLEKDLNMIDLNIKALVSLTHYFLQDFMAFNKGRILNVSSTASLMPGPLQATYYATKAFVTSFSNALHEELAETEITVTNLMPGATETKFGKTSGMDKTVLFDKTASPETVARDGYNAMLEGKLNIKSGLTTPQKIMMSLLPIMPKKVLLKQIKKMQQVED; encoded by the coding sequence ATGAAACAAACAGCGCTGATCACCGGAGCAAGTAGCGGCATAGGCCGTGAATTTGCCAAGATTCATGCAAGTCGCGGCGGCAACCTCGTGGTTGTAGCGCGCAGTGGCGATGAACTTTTCAAGCTGAAAGAAGAGCTTGAAAAAGATCATAAAGCGAGCGTTTATATCATAGGAAAAGACCTGACGGAAACAGGCGCGGCAAAAGCGATTTATGATGAACTTAAAAATGAAGGCGTTACCGTTGATATTCTTATCAATAACGCTGGTTTTGGTGGCTTGGGGGCTTTTCATGAACGAGACCTTGAAAAAGATCTGAACATGATTGATTTGAACATCAAAGCGCTGGTCTCGCTTACGCACTATTTTCTTCAGGATTTTATGGCCTTTAATAAAGGTCGCATTTTAAATGTTTCCAGCACCGCCAGTTTGATGCCTGGCCCCTTGCAAGCAACCTATTATGCAACAAAGGCTTTTGTTACCTCATTCAGCAATGCTTTGCACGAAGAACTGGCAGAAACCGAAATCACCGTCACCAACTTGATGCCGGGAGCTACTGAAACTAAATTTGGTAAAACATCAGGTATGGATAAAACGGTTCTTTTTGACAAAACCGCAAGCCCTGAAACCGTAGCTCGCGACGGTTATAATGCGATGCTAGAAGGTAAACTAAATATCAAAAGTGGGCTCACAACTCCTCAAAAAATTATGATGTCTCTTTTACCTATAATGCCGAAAAAAGTCTTGTTGAAACAGATCAAAAAAATGCAACAGGTAGAAGACTGA
- a CDS encoding SIMPL domain-containing protein produces MKTYMLTLFLLIGTAVTSAQSKNFIDRPYLETQASVDTLITPDRIHLTIVLSEEDSRNRKSTEELERDMIKVLKKIGIDIEEDLTVADFDSDFRKYFLSSKKVLKTKIYRLIVKDAKTLGQVFTGLEEEDISNVSIFKTEYSKEDELLLDLKKKAVLKAQANARTMTEALGQTLGKAIFIRDNVTYPQRSWRPMDAPLMKAETISISTSQAENINFQDLRFETNVNVYFAID; encoded by the coding sequence ATGAAAACCTACATGCTCACCTTATTCCTTTTAATCGGGACAGCAGTTACATCTGCTCAATCAAAAAACTTCATCGATCGACCTTATCTGGAAACGCAAGCGAGTGTTGATACACTCATCACTCCAGATCGCATTCATCTCACAATAGTTTTGAGTGAGGAAGACAGCCGTAATAGAAAATCTACTGAGGAGCTAGAACGCGACATGATTAAAGTCCTCAAGAAAATAGGAATTGACATTGAAGAAGATCTCACCGTAGCCGACTTTGATAGCGACTTCAGGAAGTATTTTTTGAGTTCTAAGAAGGTTCTTAAAACTAAAATCTATCGATTGATTGTAAAAGATGCCAAAACACTCGGTCAGGTTTTTACAGGTCTTGAAGAAGAGGATATTTCAAACGTTTCCATCTTTAAAACAGAATATTCTAAGGAAGATGAGCTGTTACTGGATCTTAAAAAGAAAGCCGTTCTTAAAGCTCAAGCAAATGCACGCACAATGACCGAAGCGCTAGGTCAGACTTTGGGAAAAGCTATATTTATAAGAGATAATGTGACCTATCCTCAAAGATCTTGGAGGCCTATGGACGCTCCGTTAATGAAAGCCGAAACTATTTCGATTAGCACTAGCCAAGCTGAAAATATAAACTTTCAAGACTTACGCTTTGAAACAAACGTCAACGTTTACTTTGCGATCGACTGA